GACTCCGTGGCGTGTGCGTGATTTTGTGTATGCGCAGAGAAAGCACCTGATCACACTGTGCACACAGGCTATGATTAAACAGTAAAACGGTTTAAACCACACAGCTGCCGTGTTAACATTGTGTATTATTGTTTCGTTCCGATAATTTGTGCAAACGAAGATAGATCTCATCTCGCAACTCCGCGTAAACGTGATGGCGCAGCGCGGTGCAGTAACCAAGTTTGCCATGTTGCCATATTGTAGAATGTCAGTATCAAAATTGTGGTATGAGGCCATACAATGCATTAAACAATCATAAACTTAATTTGGCTTCGACCCCATTCCCCATGCAGCATATAATGCACCGTAAGTAACAGGGCTGACATGCGGCCAAACGCGGACATCACAGGCATgcaataaagggatagttcacacaaaaatgatgtGATCATTTGCTTACCCACAGATTGTTCCGAACctttacacatttctttgttttgcttaacacagaggaatatatttggaagaatgtcactgacttgtatttattttccctatggCAGAATTAGTAAcaacctgagagtgagtaaatggtgacagaatttaaatttttgggtgaactatccctttaaagccaGGTGGGTCTTTGCTGTAATGCAGTTCATTTTGAACTATGCAACTTTAGATTCAAGCGTACAAATATCACCAAAACACCCCACATGTACATAGTGCTCGTTTTCCCCACAACACTGAGTATCGTAAACTTGTgtgttgctttttatattttaattaccaacctcacaaaaaagaaaaactataaaTTACGTTTGAAAATTTCTCCAATTAatctatattattaaaaatattaatttatattgttgccctgcgatgggttggcactccatccagggtgtatcctgccttgatgcccgatgactcctgagataggcgcaggctccccgtgacccgaggtagttcggataagcggtagaaaatggaatggaatggaatttatATTGTTCAAAAATGCGATGCATAGACCATGATATTTTTAAGCTTCGCAGCTAAAAGCCCCAATATATGCAAGGTGTTCATTttaacatcacaaacatcaataaaaatcaTATGAAAATATACGGTTGATACAGTACTTTTATTAGATATTTGACAATCTAAAAGTCTTTAAGAGTGgatacagaaaaacataaagACCTACTGTAGCAATTTAACCAAATATTCAAAAGGCACTTACTTCTTTTTACCCATTTACATTAACACAAAGTCTTCTGAAAAAGCACATGTTAGTAAATACAAAACTAGTCTGTTTTTCAAACTAGGTTTTGCAAGTGTTACAGCGGGTTATTGCTATGCTGCATTATCACGTTTGTAATATAATTTGGTGATCAAAGATAGTTATTATCATCACAGTTTCATTTGTCCATCTTGTATAGTATAAGGCCTCTTCGTCTTAgtctattattttttttattaaatttggtTGTCTTTGCCCTGCAAAGCCCCCAGGAGGCCATTGGCAGTAGTAAAGAGATTAATAGGGGAGGTGCCATCTGTGATAAGAGTAGATTTCAGACCCAAAGACTGCAGGAGCTTGACCTGGAGAAAAACATGTTATATGTGAGATCATTGCATTATGCATTCACATTATTCAAACACCCTTATTTTTCAGACACccagttaaaaacaaatgtacctGTAGTTCGGGTCCAGCACGAGCCATCTCCTTCAGAGTTTCGGTACCCAGGCTGCTCACTAGCTGGCTGAAGCGCTGACTCTCAATCTCAGCCATCTTTTGTTGCTTATCTACCTCCAGGTAGTCCATCTGTTTCTTATAGCCTAGTTCTTGATCCCGTGCTTTGGACAGACGGGCCAGCTCAGCTTCCTGGGAAGACAAGTGTATGTCAAAAACTCGGTAAAATGACAAATACTACATTGGCAgaacaaacagagagaaaaggGTGCATGACATACAGCATCGATTCTCTGCGCTTCTGCTTTGAGTTTGGCCTCTTCGACAGCAGCCTCGCCCTGTATACGAGCTGCCTCGGCTCTGGATAGAGCTTCTGCTTTTGCTGCTCCTGTGCTCTCCACTGCAGCGCTgagacacacaaaacaacattactgATTATTGGATTATTGACCATGAAGTTGCAAAATGTGCAGACCAACTTTTAAATAAGTGCAAAATCAGGGTAATGCTGGACTTCCAATCACATTCAACACCAATCACAATGAACTAACATCATGACTGACATGACCCAACCAGGAAAGTGTTGTTTTAGCAATAGATTTTATACCTCTGGGCCTCCAGCTCCAGCAGCTCTTTTCTCGCCTTCTCTGCCTCGGCCTGGTCTGTGATCTTCTGCCTTTCTAGACGACCACGAGCTTCCTGCTCAAGACGCTCAGCCTCATGTCTGACAGAAAGACACATAACATTAAGATAAGTATTTCAGATATTAAGAGCAAAACAGGCACAATTACAGATATTTGATCTTATGTAAGTGacggttcaccccaaaacaaaaataatctgtGGTCAGCTGCTTTACctttagtcatttcaaacctttttttggttttgtatgaagaacacaaaagaagatgttttgaagaaacaGAAAAGCGATAACCATTGACTCACATTGGTTTTGTTtatatacaatagaagtgaatgggtaccatcCCTTACAGAAAAGAAACCCATGGAATCTCAAGTAAAAACCCATGATAAAACATGTGATCACATCCACACCATGTTGCACATGGAAATTTTCATGGGATTCACCCAAAACTGTtccaaaaacaatttttttttgcacatgtgAATTTCAAGTGTCTTTTCTGCAAGGTATCaacatatatttttctgtttttagcagaagaaagacagtcatacaggtctaaaatgacaagaggtggAGTATCATatttgggatgaactatccatTCTAAATTAGTAGATCTGGCATGATAGTAAATAACTAATGACTGAGTTGTTTTATTCaggtaaaaaatgaaattttggcTTTCTACCTTGCTGTGGCTTCCTGTGAATTGGTGGTGATCTCAATGGCTAGTTGTACACTCTTCTGCAGAGCATCACGTGTCCGTTGGTCCACTGGCTCCACAGATTGAATGTCCACGCTGGTGATGACTAACCCATTCTGATTGAACCGCAGGCTGGATCTCATTGCAAGCTTGTCATCGAAACCAAAGACAGCTGAACAGATGATCCTGTTGGAGTTCTTTTCGAcaaacagacatatattattatgGTGTTCAAAGGAAAAATTGCAGCTCCAATCCCTTAACATAAATTTTAAAACGTTTCAACATGTATAGGTTGCCACCAATTACATTAGAATATCAGAATTGTCAGTTGCTAAAATTTtcctaatatctttctttgtgttcaacagcacaaagaaatttacacaggttggaacaatttgagggcgGGGAAGAgaattcatgacaaaatttcCGTTTctggtggagtatccctttaactgtttgaaatgtgtgccaaaattaatttattttttaaaaaataaaatagtttttatttttttgtttacatgtaaGACATGGACTGAACAATTAAGAAATGTGGCCTAATAGATGTGAACACAAATACTGTTTATGAGCTTCCCAGCATAAACCCTATAGAAGCTGGTTGGCAAAATGCCAAGAgtacaattttataaataattcccaaagttacatttttttcatagtttatgagtttttttattattctactCACTGTGTGGTCACTTTTTTCCTTTTGCAATGGCAGATATGATTTCACAACAGTCTGTTGACGCTTTATGAAACCATTATAAAGCACCGCCAAAGCATAGCCTAAAGTCAAGCAACTTCTGCAACACACAGTGAGGAAGAACCTGTGCTAACAGGTATGGTAATCGGGGAAAAAAATCTTGTTGCTTTTAGAATTTAACCTggtattacattatattttgagGTTAATTTAATATCTCTAACACCGTGTCCTAACCAGTTGCAATTTGTTTGGCAATAGAGGTATCTCGCCCATGTTAATCAATAGTCTGGGTAGGACACTTTTGTATAGtgttattttgtacattttatttttggtttttaCTAATTGTTTCtaatattttctttctgttaCAAGTGACATATTTAATGCACATTCAGAACACACTCCTGCAACTTTTGGGTTGTAAATTGAACTATGCTTGGTTGTTTTAACCAattgttgggtaaaatataaaaaaatgtgggtTCATTTAGCCCAATTTCTTTTGCACCTTTTTGATCCAACACTGGTCAGATTTTCCAAGTTTCTTGCTTTAAAAAGTCCATTTTGtgttccattttttttttattaagccttACTGTGATTCAAGTAAACTTGGTAAATTATTTAACACAGGTGTGTCATGTACCTTGTGGAAGTCATCaaactggacagaagcaacagctcctCTGATTCTTGAAGCAATGGCCTTACACGCATCGCCCACAAAATCAGGCACTGAGAACAGAGCAGCACCCTGGGCTGCCTCTGCAGGCAGTTTGATATCAAAGTGcctaacagaaaaaataaaacaaagtaagGACATTTAACATCTCTTTAATGATTGTTCTTACAAGGGTTTGAACCTACAACCGCTGGTTAGACCAGATAAAACTTGACATGACATCAAACCCTGACCACTCACCTCTGGGCTTATCacacttaaaatgtttacacCATGACCTTATTAAACCTGCATTGTCGTGTGCTGTTTAGTCATCAATTCGGTCATCAGGTTTTACACTGTATAGACTTTGAGCAATGAAAGCCTTTAGAACTGATCTTCAAAGCACTGGCCAACAGAAGCATTACTAACTGATACTGTTGCTCATAATAGACATACATTTTGAAACACTAAACGTACCAGTTGTAGGAGAGCTGAAGCTGCAAGCGGGCATGGTCAGCTGTTTCTATGGTGATGATGTCAGTGCAAAAGTCTGGACCGAGCAGGAGACAGATGGTTTTGATGACGTTAGGACGTTTGGGCTTGTCTCCAGATAAAGACATAACTGTAAACTGCTCATCGGGACCCAACATCACCAATTCAGGTCCAAACACAACCCtgtgagaaacagaaagagagaaggatGAAAATagtgtaacatttatttaaaggcttATTAAAATTCCAAATCATGAAACTACAGTTGTTCTCATTTACAATTTCCAAGAAATTGGTttcaatacaaattaaattagcaatctatacatttatttgaacaatgtaaaacaatattCAAAACTTGATTCAAGAAGGTAAGCTTCTAATAAAATTTGTTGGTTTAATGTCATGTGACTTCTATTTGTCTTAAGTACCTGGCCTTCTTCTCTCTGTAATCGTAAACTTGAACAGCCGCATTATGTGGAACACGAAAAGTGACCACTCTGTTTTTACTCCTCTCAACCGTTAACACTGGTCCAAAACGGCTGGAACGGTCGGCCAGCGGGTCACAGGCTTGACTCAGAAGAGCCTCCACATTGGCAGGAAGCTCCTTTTCCCACAACTCCTCATCATGTGTTAGCATGTAGGTCTGGCCAATCATAGCGCGCACCTGAGAACCACATGTTTACATCATGAGTGGGGTTCTTGAAATGGGATAAATCTGAAATCACTTCATTAACCCACATAAAACCCTTTGCTTCttgaaataattaaagaaacagttaaacacaaaaatagtaTTCTGCCATTTAATATTAGAACAGAACTGAGAATGTGTCAAAGAAGTGAGCGTACTGTGGCTGTCAAACTCTGTAATGaatccc
This region of Triplophysa dalaica isolate WHDGS20190420 chromosome 7, ASM1584641v1, whole genome shotgun sequence genomic DNA includes:
- the mvp gene encoding major vault protein isoform X2; translation: MDASIIRIPPHHYIHVLDQNTNIARVEIGPLTYIRQDNERVLFAPIRMIMVPPRHYCVVLNPVVRNDEALVQFDGSGQAKLRHADLEIRLTQDPFPLYPGEEIQKNVTPLQIVYPDTALRLQALLDFEEEEGEKRVAGDEWLFEGPGTYIPSKEVAVLEVIKATVIRENQAIRLRARKEGLDRGGVQRVTGEEWQVSKVGAYLPGAHEEVVEIVNAFILTDKNALHVRALRAFRDAGGRDRRTGEEWLVTVADREAHIPSVAEEVVGVVEVTTLNSRQYCVILDPVGHDGKPQLGQKKVVKGECSFFLRPGEILENGIQDVYVLSEEEGLVLRAVETFVDKEGDEEEEVEEGEKRTKKRGLQRRPGDRWMLRGPIEYVPPVSVEVLMRREAIPLDENEGIYIRDIKTGKVRAMIGQTYMLTHDEELWEKELPANVEALLSQACDPLADRSSRFGPVLTVERSKNRVVTFRVPHNAAVQVYDYREKKARVVFGPELVMLGPDEQFTVMSLSGDKPKRPNVIKTICLLLGPDFCTDIITIETADHARLQLQLSYNWHFDIKLPAEAAQGAALFSVPDFVGDACKAIASRIRGAVASVQFDDFHKNSNRIICSAVFGFDDKLAMRSSLRFNQNGLVITSVDIQSVEPVDQRTRDALQKSVQLAIEITTNSQEATARHEAERLEQEARGRLERQKITDQAEAEKARKELLELEAQSAAVESTGAAKAEALSRAEAARIQGEAAVEEAKLKAEAQRIDAEAELARLSKARDQELGYKKQMDYLEVDKQQKMAEIESQRFSQLVSSLGTETLKEMARAGPELQVKLLQSLGLKSTLITDGTSPINLFTTANGLLGALQGKDNQI
- the mvp gene encoding major vault protein isoform X1, with the translated sequence MDASIIRIPPHHYIHVLDQNTNIARVEIGPLTYIRQDNERVLFAPIRMIMVPPRHYCVVLNPVVRNDEALVQFDGSGQAKLRHADLEIRLTQDPFPLYPGEEIQKNVTPLQIVYPDTALRLQALLDFEEEEGEKRVAGDEWLFEGPGTYIPSKEVAVLEVIKATVIRENQAIRLRARKEGLDRGGVQRVTGEEWQVSKVGAYLPGAHEEVVEIVNAFILTDKNALHVRALRAFRDAGGRDRRTGEEWLVTVADREAHIPSVAEEVVGVVEVTTLNSRQYCVILDPVGHDGKPQLGQKKVVKGECSFFLRPGEILENGIQDVYVLSEEEGLVLRAVETFVDKEGQDEEEEVEEGEKRTKKRGLQRRPGDRWMLRGPIEYVPPVSVEVLMRREAIPLDENEGIYIRDIKTGKVRAMIGQTYMLTHDEELWEKELPANVEALLSQACDPLADRSSRFGPVLTVERSKNRVVTFRVPHNAAVQVYDYREKKARVVFGPELVMLGPDEQFTVMSLSGDKPKRPNVIKTICLLLGPDFCTDIITIETADHARLQLQLSYNWHFDIKLPAEAAQGAALFSVPDFVGDACKAIASRIRGAVASVQFDDFHKNSNRIICSAVFGFDDKLAMRSSLRFNQNGLVITSVDIQSVEPVDQRTRDALQKSVQLAIEITTNSQEATARHEAERLEQEARGRLERQKITDQAEAEKARKELLELEAQSAAVESTGAAKAEALSRAEAARIQGEAAVEEAKLKAEAQRIDAEAELARLSKARDQELGYKKQMDYLEVDKQQKMAEIESQRFSQLVSSLGTETLKEMARAGPELQVKLLQSLGLKSTLITDGTSPINLFTTANGLLGALQGKDNQI